The Amycolatopsis sp. NBC_01480 genome segment TGTACGGCCGCCCCCGCCGCGACGTCCCGCGCCCCGCGTTCGGCCTGTGTGGTTTCCATGTCCTGAACTGTGGCGCTGGGAGCGAGGCGGGCCACAGGCCTTGCGTCATGACGTGGGCATGACAGGTGTCAGGGGTGGGGTGATGCCTCTCGGACCGCGCGGTGCCCGGGCGGGAGACGCTCTCCGGTACCAGAGAAACTCAACGAATGGGGTTATCCTCGAACTCGTAGTCTCCCAGCCAAGCCAACTGAACACCCACACCCGCATAGCTGGGCGCCTCGATCTTCTCGATCTCCGCAGTAATGAACTGCTTGATTCGCTCCATGTCAGCGGAATCCACGATCACCAGCGACCGCCCCATCAGAAACCCTTCGCGGGCGATCGTCGCCTGCAACGCCTTGGGCGTGCACACGATAAACTGGACTATCTCCTCACCCCTGGGGTCGTTGTCCGGTCCGACGATGACTTGAAGCGGAAGCCAGAAATTATCTGGGTCCTCGGGGCTGAAGTTGCGGAGGTCGGCATCCGCCGTCTCGAAGTAACGAACTTTTGGCTTCATGGCATATCCGTAATGTTGAGGTGAAGGTTCTTGTAATTCCCACTGATTGTCGCCCGCCGTGGGAAGTTGGTCTGACATCGAGGCCCCTTCGCGGTCTCGAAACCCCAGCACCGACGAATACGGCCGCCGGGACCAGGAAGACTCACCGAATGGGGTTATCCTCGAACTCATAGTCTCCCAGCCAAGCCAACTGAACACCCACACCCGCATAGCTGGGCGCCTCGATCTTCTCGATCTCCGCAGTAATGAACTGCTTGATCCGCCCCATGTCAGCCGAATCCACAATCACCAGCGAACGCCCCATCAGAAACCCCTCACGAGCCACCGTCGCCTGCAACGCCTTGGGCGTGCACACGATAAACTGAACTATCTCCTCACCCCTGGGGTCGTCATCCGGGCCGACGATGACGTGAATCGGGAGCCAGAAGTTTTCCGGGTCCTCGGGGCTGAAATTATCAAGGTCGGCATCGGCTGTGTCGAAGTAACGCACTTTTGGCTTCATAGTTTTGTCCGTAATGTTGAGATGGAGATTCTTGAAGTTCCCAATGATTGTCGGCCGCATGGGAGGTTGGCCTGCTACCGTTGCCCGCTGCGCTTAGGGTCAAGTCGGGTCTTTGAACGTGAGCGGGCGGCAATTCGCAACCCGTCAGCGCTCACTATCGCCTTCCCGTCCGTAGAGAACCGCCAACCCAGGCCGGCCCGGGTCGCGCCCACTCTAGCGGCCTCCCCTTTGGTCACAAAACCCATTAAGTCGACCTTCTTGTTGTTGCGCGCAGCGTCTTCCAGCATGCGTCCAGCTCCCTCACACGAGCAGCCTGCGGGCCACCTGCCGCTCCGGGCTCCTCGGCCAGCCGACCGGCTTCAGCCGCCGCCTGGGCCGCGTCCGCTGCCTGATCAGCCGAGATACCAGTCTGGTGTGCCCACGACTGACTCGCGTTCACAGCAGTGACGGCGCGCGCAGCTTACACTCGAGCCGTGGCTGCCGGTTCCTCGGACGGAACGCACTACTCACCCACGGAACGGGTCTTCACCTCGACGACCGGCCGGCTTGACACCCGAAATCCCCAGCGCCCAGCTCCACCCCATGCGACTGTCAGGACTCCGATCAGCTATTTCTCCCAGAATTTTTCCGCCTCTTCACTCATTCCGTAGAAATGTCCTTTCCGATCTTGCTCTTTCAGGTCAGGCAGACCGTCGGATGACATTCTTTTGCTATCTTCATTCGACAATTCGGGAAGTTTCTTTCTTCTGGCCCGCTTGAGCTTTCGCGGGTGCCCCTCGTGCACAAAGACCGCAGCCAGAGAGGATGCAGTCGCCAGCATCATGCTCCCGCCGGAAGGAGTCGATGGGCCTTTTAACAAGAGCCACTCCGCCACCCCGCAGATCCTCATGAGTTCATCATTTGAGCAAGTCAAAGCCCAATCGGACGCTTCGCCTTCGCCGTATTCAAGCAGGTCTCTCGAGATCAACCCTCTGCTCACAGAAAACACCATTACGCGGTCCTGACCGTTCGTATCCGAACCTAGGAATATGCAACATAACCTGCATCACTACGTCGCTGACAGCCACGGATCGAGGCCAGCTTGATTCTCCAGCACTCTTCACGTTCTCCGCGATCAATTCCAGTCACTCCAGGTAATTCACTTAGACACTCTCCGTTCTGGTCCAAAAATCCTTGAAACCCTCGGTAACGCCGTAATAGGTTCCTTTTTTCTGGATAATCCAGCAACGAAATCCTATCCAGAAGAGCATCGGAATAACTACGTGAATCCGCCCGGATATTCTTTCGAATCTTACGCCGCAGCAGCCAAGGGCTACCTTCTTTTACAAATTCGGCAGCCAACGCGACAGCTTTATCCACCATCATCCCCGCCTCCGACGGAGTCGTCGGCCCCTGGTACATCAACCAATCAGCGACGCGACAGACTCGCACGAATTCTTCATCGGAGCATCCCAGTGCCCAATCGGCCACAACATCCTCGCCGTACTGCGCAGAACTCTGCGCAATCGATCTTCGCGTCGTCGAAACATTTTTCTCCCTGCGCTTCGACTTGCCTGGTTCGGAGTTGACCCCGGAGTCAGGTCGCGCCAAAACTTCCCGTACCCCAAAAATTCTTCAGCTCTCCCGTAACGCCGTAGAATTTACCTTTCTCCCTCAGTTCAGGCAGAGACGGATCCTCTCTCTTCTCCATTTCTTCAGACCATCCTGGCGGAAAATCCGAGAGCTTCTTACGTCGACTCCTCGCAAGCTCCCTTGGCGCACCCTCGCGGACGAATACCGCTGCGACAGCGATCCCTCGCGCAACCATCA includes the following:
- a CDS encoding Imm8 family immunity protein — its product is MRYFDTADADLDNFSPEDPENFWLPIHVIVGPDDDPRGEEIVQFIVCTPKALQATVAREGFLMGRSLVIVDSADMGRIKQFITAEIEKIEAPSYAGVGVQLAWLGDYEFEDNPIR
- a CDS encoding Imm8 family immunity protein encodes the protein MSDQLPTAGDNQWELQEPSPQHYGYAMKPKVRYFETADADLRNFSPEDPDNFWLPLQVIVGPDNDPRGEEIVQFIVCTPKALQATIAREGFLMGRSLVIVDSADMERIKQFITAEIEKIEAPSYAGVGVQLAWLGDYEFEDNPIR